The DNA region ATGAAAGCTTAGTAAAAAAAGCTGCTGCTGAAAATGATAAAGTAGTAGTAAGTATATTTGTTAATCCAATTCAATTTGGACCAAATGAGGACCTGGAAGCTTATCCAAGAGATCTAGATAAAGATAAGCTTGTCTGTGAAAAGGCTAATGCAGACTTAATTTTCAACCCTTCTCCTGAAGAAATGTACTTTGATAATGCAGTTACTTCAGTAGCTGTAAAGGAACTTACAGAAGGTTTATGTGGTTCTAAACGTCCTGTTCATTTTCAGGGTGTATGTACTGTGGTTTCAAAACTATTTAACATAGTAACTCCTGATAGAGCCTATTTTGGTGAAAAAGACGCACAGCAGCTGGCGGTTATAAAGAGAATGGTTCAAGATTTGAATTTTGACATAGACATTGTAGGCTGTCCTATTGTAAGAGAAGAAGATGGGCTAGCTAAGAGTTCAAGAAATACTTATCTTTCCAGAGATGAAAGAAAAGCTGCTGTTATCTTAAATGAAAGTCTTAATTTGGCTAAGGAGG from Clostridium pasteurianum BC1 includes:
- the panC gene encoding pantoate--beta-alanine ligase, producing the protein METVHTILETRKIIKAWKKDGLTVGLVPTMGFLHEGHESLVKKAAAENDKVVVSIFVNPIQFGPNEDLEAYPRDLDKDKLVCEKANADLIFNPSPEEMYFDNAVTSVAVKELTEGLCGSKRPVHFQGVCTVVSKLFNIVTPDRAYFGEKDAQQLAVIKRMVQDLNFDIDIVGCPIVREEDGLAKSSRNTYLSRDERKAAVILNESLNLAKEALKSGEQYASKLTGIISKKISSEPLAKIDYIEIVDSLELKPVCKISSSILVAIAIYIGNTRLIDNFTWDIK